TATAATATACATCTATTACTCCGCCATAACTTGCTGGCCACGGTATGTCGAACGATATCACGTTTAGTTGTTTACTTAATTTCATTAAACAATTGTATCAATGTTGCTGATTCCTTTTCCCAATTTAATTCTTTGCGAGCTTGCATACAGTTAGTAACCATTTGGCGGTAAAGGGTTGCATCACTTAGCAAAATATTGATATTTTTCGACAATTCAGTTGGGTCTATTTCAGAAGTTATGCCCACAGCATATTGCTTCAGTATCTGTTCATATTCAGGAAACTTGCTAGAGATAGAGGGCGTGCCATATTGTATATAATCAAAAAATTTATTGCTAAGGGAATAATAATAACTCAAACCATCATTTTTCAAAACATTATATCCCAATGTAGCTTCTTCAGTTAACTTACCCAATTCTTCGGGTTTATATAATCCCTTAAAAATTATTTTGTCTTTCAAATTTAGAGTTTTTACCAATGCCCTTAATTCAATTTCAATATCGCCTACACCGATAATCCATAGCGTTGCCTCAATTGATTGCATAGCCTGTATCAATTGTTCCAAGCCTCGACCTCGATTCAACGCCCCTTGGTATACAATTAATCTTCTATTATATTTATTTGTAATGTAGGCATCATCTATATTTATATGTTTTTGAAAGGGTACATTTCTAATCACCTTAAACTGTTTGCCTAAATTATTAGATAATACTTTAGCTAATTCGGATGCCACAGTATAACATAATACTGCTTTTTTTATTCCCAATTTTTCAATATTCTTCCATATTTTTTTTAC
This genomic stretch from Bacteroidota bacterium harbors:
- a CDS encoding glycosyltransferase, coding for MNSGKKIVFTVINDLSYDQRMQRICGTLSSHGYDILLVGRLLKSSKPLDEKVYRQKRIKCIFNKGMPFYAEYNIRLFFFLLFNKFDIYGAIDADTILPHALVSNIKGKKLVYDAHEYFTEVPEVTDRKFVKKIWKNIEKLGIKKAVLCYTVASELAKVLSNNLGKQFKVIRNVPFQKHINIDDAYITNKYNRRLIVYQGALNRGRGLEQLIQAMQSIEATLWIIGVGDIEIELRALVKTLNLKDKIIFKGLYKPEELGKLTEEATLGYNVLKNDGLSYYYSLSNKFFDYIQYGTPSISSKFPEYEQILKQYAVGITSEIDPTELSKNINILLSDATLYRQMVTNCMQARKELNWEKESATLIQLFNEIK